One part of the Neodiprion virginianus isolate iyNeoVirg1 chromosome 3, iyNeoVirg1.1, whole genome shotgun sequence genome encodes these proteins:
- the LOC124301240 gene encoding death-associated protein 1, with amino-acid sequence MSAAEECCELKGGHPPAVKAGGMRITQHKTPREDREAKPSKESEEAKLSTSPPKTMMISGAPARGNADFPPEAVQNFHGKPAPTHDARAAHARPNIIQQPRK; translated from the exons ATGTCTGCCGCCGAAGAATGCTGCGAACTGAAAGGTGGACATCCCCCGGCAG tCAAAGCTGGTGGTATGAGAATAACCCAACATAAAACTCCCAGGGAGGACCGAGAAGCTAAGCCGAGCAAAGAATCTGAGGAGGCCAAACTCTCTACTAG TCCACCAAAAACAATGATGATTAGTGGAGCTCCTGCAAGAGGAAATGCTGATTTTCCACCTGAAGCAGTGCAAAATTTCCACGGGAAGCCAGCTCCAACTCATGATGCTCGTGCAGCTCACGCTCGTCCTAACATAATTCAGCAGccaagaaagtaa